A single window of Microbacterium oryzae DNA harbors:
- a CDS encoding pyruvate carboxylase, translating to MFSKVLVANRGEIAIRAFRAAYELGARTVAVFPYEDRNSLHRLKADEAYQIGEEGHPVRAYLDVAEIIRVARECGADAIYPGYGFLSENPELAAQAAAHGIAFIGPSADVLSMAGNKVTAKQHAIDAGVPVLRSTDASDDIDALVAQSDEIGFPLFAKAVAGGGGRGMRRVESKDELAPALAEAMREAGSAFGDPRMFLEQAVLRPRHVEVQVLADAAGETVHLFERDCSVQRRHQKVIEIAPAPNLDDAVRADLHRHAVAFARSIGYVNAGTVEFLLETAGPRAGEIVFIEMNPRIQVEHTVTEEVTDVDLVQAQMRIAAGETLADLGLRQSDIQLHGAALQCRITTEDPGQGFRPDTGKITTYRSPGGAGIRLDGGTTAAGSQISPHFDSMLAKLTCRGRDYTAAVRRARRALAEFRIRGVSTNIPFLQAVLDDPAFLAGHLSTAFIDERPDLVRGRESKDRGSKVLNWLVDVTVNKPHGENPLTIDPRVKLPAVDLATEPATGSRQRLRELGPAGFARALREQTPLAVTETTFRDAHQSLLATRVRTKDLLNVAPHVARLTPQLLSVEAWGGATYDVALRFLSEDPWERLTKLRESLPNVAIQMLLRGRNTVGYTPYPTEVTDAFVREAADSGVDIFRIFDALNDVAQMRPAIDAVLATGTTVAEVAVCYTGDLLNPAEDLYTLDYYLRLAEQIVGTGAHVLAIKDMAGLLRPAAAAKLVSAFRENFDLPVHVHTHDTPGGQLATLLAASAAGADAVDAASAPMAGTTSQPSLSSLVAALAHTDRDTGLDLRAVSDLEPYWEAVRHLYRPFESGLDGPTGRVYAHEIPGGQLSNLRQQAIALGLADDFELIEDMYAAANEILGRVPKVTPSSKVVGDLALHLAAVRADPADFAQNPGKYDVPDSVVGFMAGELGDLPGGWPEPFRTKVLAGREVKTGVTPISAADRAALEADSATRRAALNRLLFPQPTRIFEEQREAYGDLSVLDTADYLYGLTPGREHVITLERGVQLYAGLESIGAADDKGIRSVMTTLNGQLRPVSARDRSIAVEVHEAEKADTNRPGQVAAPFSGVVTVKVEQGDRVSAGQPIASIEAMKMEAAITVPIGGVVERIAIASTQQVEAGDLLVVVTPAE from the coding sequence ATGTTCTCGAAGGTTCTGGTTGCCAACCGCGGAGAGATCGCCATCCGCGCGTTCCGCGCCGCATACGAGCTGGGGGCCCGCACGGTCGCCGTCTTCCCGTATGAGGACCGCAACTCGCTGCATCGACTGAAGGCCGACGAGGCGTATCAGATCGGTGAGGAGGGGCACCCCGTCCGCGCGTACCTGGACGTGGCGGAGATCATCCGCGTCGCCAGGGAGTGCGGTGCCGACGCCATCTACCCGGGTTACGGCTTCCTGTCGGAGAACCCGGAGCTCGCGGCCCAGGCCGCCGCCCACGGCATCGCCTTCATCGGCCCGTCCGCGGATGTCCTGTCGATGGCGGGCAACAAGGTGACCGCCAAGCAGCACGCGATCGACGCGGGCGTGCCGGTGCTGCGCTCGACCGACGCGTCCGACGACATCGACGCGCTCGTCGCGCAGTCCGACGAGATCGGCTTCCCGCTCTTCGCCAAGGCCGTCGCCGGCGGTGGCGGACGCGGCATGCGGCGCGTGGAGTCGAAGGACGAGCTCGCCCCCGCGCTCGCGGAGGCGATGCGCGAGGCCGGCAGCGCCTTCGGCGACCCGCGCATGTTCCTCGAGCAGGCGGTGCTCCGGCCCCGCCACGTCGAGGTGCAGGTGCTCGCGGACGCGGCGGGGGAGACCGTCCACCTCTTCGAGCGCGACTGCTCCGTGCAGCGCCGCCACCAGAAGGTCATCGAGATCGCCCCCGCGCCGAACCTCGACGACGCCGTGCGCGCCGACCTCCACCGTCACGCCGTCGCCTTCGCCCGTTCGATCGGCTACGTCAACGCGGGAACGGTCGAGTTCCTCCTCGAAACCGCGGGGCCGCGGGCGGGCGAGATCGTCTTCATCGAGATGAACCCGCGCATCCAGGTCGAGCACACCGTGACCGAGGAGGTCACCGACGTCGACCTCGTGCAGGCGCAGATGCGCATCGCCGCGGGGGAGACGCTCGCCGACCTCGGCCTGCGGCAGAGCGACATCCAGCTGCACGGCGCCGCCCTGCAGTGCCGCATCACCACCGAGGACCCCGGTCAGGGCTTCCGTCCCGACACGGGCAAGATCACCACGTACCGCTCGCCCGGCGGCGCGGGCATCCGCCTCGACGGCGGCACCACGGCCGCCGGCTCCCAGATCAGCCCGCACTTCGACTCCATGCTGGCGAAGCTCACGTGTCGCGGCCGCGACTACACGGCGGCCGTGCGCCGTGCGCGCCGCGCCCTGGCCGAGTTCCGCATCCGCGGCGTCTCCACGAACATCCCGTTCCTGCAGGCCGTGCTCGACGACCCGGCGTTCCTCGCCGGGCACCTGTCGACCGCGTTCATCGACGAGCGACCGGATCTGGTGCGCGGGCGGGAGTCGAAGGACCGCGGGTCGAAGGTGCTCAACTGGCTCGTCGACGTCACCGTCAACAAGCCGCACGGCGAGAACCCGCTGACGATCGACCCCCGGGTCAAGCTGCCCGCCGTCGACCTCGCGACGGAGCCGGCGACCGGCTCGCGGCAGCGGCTGCGCGAGCTCGGGCCCGCCGGCTTCGCGCGGGCGCTCCGCGAGCAGACGCCGCTCGCGGTCACCGAGACGACGTTCCGCGACGCGCACCAGTCGCTGCTCGCCACGCGCGTGCGGACCAAGGACCTCCTCAACGTCGCGCCGCACGTCGCGCGGCTCACACCGCAGCTGCTCTCCGTGGAGGCCTGGGGCGGCGCGACGTACGACGTCGCCCTGCGCTTCCTGTCCGAGGACCCGTGGGAGCGCCTGACGAAGCTGCGCGAGTCGCTGCCGAACGTGGCCATCCAGATGCTGCTGCGCGGGCGCAACACCGTCGGCTACACGCCGTACCCGACCGAGGTGACCGACGCGTTCGTGCGCGAGGCCGCCGACAGCGGCGTCGACATCTTCCGCATCTTCGACGCGCTGAACGACGTCGCGCAGATGCGGCCGGCGATCGACGCGGTGCTCGCCACGGGCACCACGGTCGCCGAGGTGGCCGTCTGCTACACGGGCGATCTGCTGAACCCGGCGGAGGACCTGTACACGCTCGACTACTACCTCCGCCTCGCGGAGCAGATCGTCGGCACGGGCGCGCACGTCCTCGCGATCAAGGACATGGCGGGGCTGCTGCGCCCGGCCGCCGCCGCGAAGCTCGTCTCGGCGTTCCGCGAGAACTTCGACCTGCCCGTGCACGTGCACACCCATGACACCCCGGGCGGGCAGCTCGCCACGCTGCTCGCCGCCAGCGCCGCCGGCGCCGACGCGGTGGACGCGGCATCGGCGCCGATGGCGGGCACGACGAGCCAGCCGTCGCTGTCGTCGCTCGTCGCGGCGCTCGCGCACACCGATCGCGACACCGGTCTCGACCTGCGGGCCGTCTCCGACCTGGAGCCGTACTGGGAGGCCGTGCGTCACCTCTACCGGCCCTTCGAGTCCGGTCTGGATGGCCCGACCGGCCGCGTGTACGCGCATGAGATCCCCGGCGGGCAGCTCTCCAACCTGCGCCAGCAGGCCATCGCGCTGGGGCTCGCCGACGACTTCGAGCTCATCGAGGACATGTACGCGGCGGCGAACGAGATCCTCGGGCGCGTGCCCAAGGTCACCCCGTCGTCGAAGGTGGTCGGAGACCTCGCGCTGCACCTCGCCGCGGTGCGGGCGGACCCTGCGGACTTCGCCCAGAACCCCGGGAAGTACGACGTGCCGGATTCGGTGGTCGGATTCATGGCCGGAGAGCTCGGCGACCTGCCGGGCGGATGGCCGGAGCCGTTCCGCACGAAGGTGCTCGCGGGCCGCGAGGTGAAGACCGGCGTGACGCCGATCTCCGCGGCCGACCGTGCCGCCCTCGAGGCGGACTCCGCCACTCGGCGCGCCGCGCTCAACCGGCTGCTGTTCCCGCAGCCGACGCGCATCTTCGAGGAGCAGCGCGAGGCGTACGGCGACCTCTCGGTGCTCGACACCGCGGACTACCTCTACGGGCTCACCCCGGGACGCGAGCACGTCATCACGCTCGAGCGGGGCGTGCAGCTGTACGCGGGGCTCGAGTCGATCGGCGCCGCCGACGACAAGGGCATCCGCTCGGTCATGACGACTCTCAACGGGCAGCTCCGGCCGGTGTCGGCGCGCGATCGCAGCATCGCGGTCGAGGTGCACGAGGCCGAGAAGGCGGACACCAACCGGCCGGGCCAGGTCGCCGCGCCGTTCTCCGGGGTGGTGACCGTGAAGGTGGAGCAGGGCGACCGGGTCAGCGCGGGTCAGCCGATCGCCTCCATCGAGGCCATGAAGATGGAGGCGGCCATCACGGTGCCCATCGGCGGCGTCGTCGAGCGCATCGCGATCGCCAGCACGCAGCAGGTGGAGGCCGGGGACCTTTTGGTCGTCGTCACGCCCGCCGAGTAA
- a CDS encoding FHA domain-containing protein, whose product MSDAQYRPDSASIRRDVGPTSGGHDGSGDVTQTFGHDADLSFVPFAGELSTAELDAVGALPSGAALLLVRSGPTAGARYLLDAEVTTAGRHPEADIFLDDVTVSRRHAEITRDRTSFEIIDQRSLNGTYVDGERVDRAVLHNGAEVRIGKFRFNFFASPRDIAGAGA is encoded by the coding sequence GTGTCAGATGCGCAGTACCGGCCGGATTCGGCCTCGATCCGACGCGATGTCGGACCGACGTCGGGAGGCCACGACGGCTCCGGAGACGTCACGCAGACCTTCGGACATGACGCCGATCTGTCGTTCGTCCCGTTCGCGGGCGAGCTGTCCACCGCCGAGCTCGACGCGGTCGGCGCGCTGCCGTCCGGCGCCGCGCTCCTGCTCGTGCGCTCGGGCCCCACGGCCGGCGCCCGCTACCTGCTGGATGCCGAGGTCACCACGGCCGGCCGCCATCCGGAAGCGGACATCTTTCTCGACGACGTGACGGTGTCGCGCCGTCACGCGGAGATCACGCGCGACCGCACCTCGTTCGAGATCATCGACCAGCGCTCGCTGAACGGCACCTACGTGGACGGCGAGCGCGTCGATCGCGCCGTGCTGCACAACGGCGCCGAGGTGCGCATCGGCAAGTTCCGCTTCAACTTCTTCGCCTCCCCCCGAGACATCGCGGGGGCCGGCGCCTGA
- a CDS encoding peptide deformylase, with protein MTVRDIRIIGDPVLAQQCREIETIDDGVRALVEDLIETVKVPGRAGVAAPQIGVGLRAFSYNVDDQIGYILNPRIVEVRGDAQPTGEGCLSVPGLWHDALRHPYARAEGIDLEGERVVLEGEGLFAQMLQHETDHLDGKLYLRRLPADARKAAMREVREKIWVS; from the coding sequence TTGACCGTCCGCGACATCCGCATCATCGGAGACCCCGTCCTCGCACAGCAGTGCCGCGAGATCGAGACGATCGACGACGGCGTGCGCGCGCTCGTCGAGGACCTCATCGAGACGGTGAAGGTCCCCGGCCGCGCCGGGGTGGCGGCGCCCCAGATCGGGGTGGGCCTCCGCGCCTTCAGCTACAACGTCGACGACCAGATCGGGTACATCCTCAACCCCCGGATCGTCGAGGTGCGCGGCGACGCGCAGCCGACGGGGGAGGGCTGCCTCTCCGTGCCGGGGCTCTGGCACGATGCGCTGCGGCACCCGTACGCGCGCGCCGAGGGCATCGACCTCGAGGGCGAGCGCGTCGTCCTCGAGGGCGAGGGCCTGTTCGCGCAGATGCTCCAGCACGAGACCGACCACCTCGATGGCAAGCTCTACCTCCGGCGCCTGCCCGCCGACGCCCGCAAGGCCGCCATGCGCGAGGTGCGCGAGAAGATCTGGGTCAGCTGA
- a CDS encoding MinD/ParA family ATP-binding protein — protein MSSDRGGRPDAEPADNGVLGGIGLDTTAIGVLGAHTAQVQVAVPLNREDPDDDVVDDDDLDYVMARFDEVESDEVDAADDAEHDDDTLEPAGEMLDVTEADLEPADETDMVDETVDAVEIDAADTQTDGAAADDAAEAIRQQEQEPVPATPAREETLPRGYDSFAARPLAVPAGADAREDTMPEPTEGARPDPALTRPSFVTPHAPLDAAAPEAVAARRAGEVTESAARESADVLTADRLLESSAVRRPEPEGPWRQLVYRATRGVVNLGDSRAVRARKDVSSRIAAPLVGAARFVPVLSRKGGVGKTTVTALLGMALADARDDRVIAVDANPDRGTLAERIARATGRTVRDLVRNRDSVRGYADMSAHVVRDETRLDVLASDTDPRLSEAFSDQDYRAVADVAAHYYSIVLTDTGTGIVQSVMGATLDLADQIVVVAGLSVDEARLASETLTWLEANGHSERVRHAVVVLNQSTPGAPVVRLDELEAHFRSRVRAVVRLPYDPQLATGSAITYAELRPATRDAARELAARVVEGLRPQGAEEGKSR, from the coding sequence GTGAGTTCTGATCGCGGCGGTCGCCCGGATGCCGAGCCCGCCGACAACGGAGTGCTCGGCGGCATCGGCCTCGACACGACGGCGATCGGCGTCCTCGGAGCGCACACGGCGCAGGTGCAGGTCGCAGTGCCGCTGAACCGCGAGGACCCGGACGACGACGTGGTGGACGACGACGACCTCGACTACGTCATGGCCCGGTTCGACGAGGTGGAGAGCGACGAGGTCGACGCGGCGGATGACGCCGAGCACGACGACGACACCCTCGAGCCGGCCGGCGAGATGCTCGACGTGACCGAGGCGGACCTCGAGCCGGCCGACGAGACCGACATGGTCGACGAGACGGTCGATGCGGTCGAGATCGACGCGGCCGACACCCAGACCGACGGCGCAGCAGCGGATGACGCAGCCGAAGCCATCCGTCAGCAGGAGCAGGAGCCCGTGCCCGCGACGCCCGCGCGCGAGGAGACGCTGCCGCGCGGCTACGACTCGTTCGCCGCGCGACCGCTCGCCGTCCCGGCGGGCGCAGATGCGAGAGAAGACACCATGCCCGAACCCACCGAGGGCGCTCGACCCGACCCGGCGCTCACGCGCCCGTCGTTCGTGACCCCCCACGCGCCACTCGACGCCGCCGCTCCCGAAGCCGTCGCCGCCCGCCGTGCGGGCGAGGTGACCGAGAGCGCCGCCCGCGAGAGCGCCGACGTCCTCACGGCCGACCGGCTGCTGGAGTCGAGCGCCGTGCGGCGTCCGGAGCCGGAAGGCCCCTGGCGTCAGCTCGTGTACCGCGCGACGCGAGGAGTCGTCAATCTCGGCGACAGCCGCGCGGTGCGCGCGCGGAAGGACGTGTCGAGTCGCATCGCGGCGCCGCTCGTCGGCGCGGCGCGCTTCGTCCCGGTGCTCAGCCGCAAGGGCGGCGTCGGCAAGACGACCGTCACCGCGCTGCTGGGCATGGCGCTGGCGGATGCCCGCGACGACCGCGTGATCGCCGTCGACGCCAACCCCGATCGCGGCACGCTCGCCGAGCGCATCGCGCGGGCCACGGGCAGGACCGTGCGCGATCTCGTGCGCAACCGCGACAGCGTGCGCGGCTACGCCGACATGAGCGCCCACGTCGTCCGCGACGAGACGCGCCTCGACGTGCTGGCGTCCGACACCGACCCGCGGCTCTCCGAGGCGTTCAGCGACCAGGACTACCGAGCGGTCGCCGACGTCGCCGCGCACTACTACTCCATCGTGCTCACCGACACCGGCACCGGCATCGTCCAGTCCGTGATGGGCGCGACGCTCGACCTCGCCGACCAGATCGTGGTCGTGGCCGGGCTCAGCGTCGACGAGGCGCGACTGGCGAGCGAGACGCTCACCTGGCTCGAGGCGAACGGGCACAGCGAGCGCGTGCGCCACGCCGTCGTGGTGCTCAACCAGTCCACGCCGGGCGCACCGGTCGTGCGTCTGGACGAGCTCGAGGCCCACTTCCGCAGCCGCGTGCGCGCGGTGGTGCGGCTTCCGTACGATCCGCAGCTCGCCACGGGCAGCGCGATCACCTACGCCGAGCTGCGTCCGGCCACGCGCGACGCCGCCCGCGAGCTCGCGGCGCGGGTCGTCGAGGGTCTGCGTCCGCAGGGCGCCGAAGAGGGGAAGAGCCGTTGA
- a CDS encoding ParA family protein, whose protein sequence is MHVLSVSSLKGGVGKTTVTLGLASAAFSRGIRTLVVDLDPQSDVSTGLDIQIAGHLNVADVLENPKEKVVRQAITASGWTKVHAGVIDVLIGSPSAINYDGPHPTVRDVWKLEEALASVEADYDLVLIDCAPSLNALTRTAWAASDRVAVITEPGLFSVAAADRALRAIEEIRRGLSPRLQPLGIVVNRVRPQSIEHQFRIKELRDMFGPLVLSPQLPERTSLQQAQGAAKPLHVWPGESAQELAADFDQLLDRIVRAGRIPAPEAGAPAAE, encoded by the coding sequence GTGCACGTACTCAGCGTCAGCTCTCTCAAGGGAGGCGTCGGCAAGACGACCGTGACCCTCGGGCTCGCTTCGGCGGCATTCTCGCGGGGGATCCGGACGCTCGTCGTCGACCTCGACCCTCAGTCGGACGTCTCGACGGGCCTGGATATCCAGATCGCCGGTCACCTCAACGTCGCCGACGTGCTCGAGAACCCGAAGGAGAAGGTCGTCCGCCAGGCGATCACCGCCAGCGGCTGGACCAAGGTGCACGCGGGGGTCATCGACGTCCTCATCGGCAGCCCCTCGGCCATCAACTACGACGGTCCCCACCCCACCGTCCGCGACGTGTGGAAGCTCGAGGAGGCGCTCGCCTCCGTCGAGGCCGACTACGACCTGGTGCTCATCGACTGCGCGCCGTCGCTCAACGCCCTCACGCGCACCGCTTGGGCGGCCAGCGACCGCGTCGCCGTCATCACCGAGCCCGGCCTGTTCTCGGTCGCCGCCGCCGACCGCGCCCTGCGCGCGATCGAGGAGATCCGCCGCGGCCTGTCGCCGCGCCTGCAGCCGCTCGGCATCGTCGTGAACCGCGTGCGCCCGCAGTCGATCGAGCACCAGTTCCGCATCAAGGAGCTGCGCGACATGTTCGGCCCGCTGGTGCTCTCGCCCCAGCTCCCCGAGCGCACGTCGCTGCAGCAGGCGCAGGGCGCCGCGAAGCCCCTGCACGTGTGGCCGGGCGAGTCCGCTCAGGAGCTCGCCGCCGACTTCGACCAGCTGCTGGACCGCATCGTCCGCGCCGGACGCATCCCGGCCCCTGAGGCCGGCGCCCCCGCAGCCGAGTGA
- a CDS encoding CYTH domain-containing protein, which yields MTDPTRFVEIERKFDVDAGTSVPSWADVPGVASVSAGEERHLDALYLDTDDLALARAGVALRRRTGGPDEGWHIKGPLVDGGRVELGWPLGSDDSVPEGVAAEIAQWTTAPLEPLARIVNHRTAYELLDADGGVLAEFVDDHVRTTDLRAGDEREWHEWEIELGAAAPADKAAFFDAVARAALAAGAREASHASKLARALGR from the coding sequence ATGACCGATCCCACGCGCTTCGTCGAGATCGAGCGCAAGTTCGACGTCGACGCCGGCACGTCCGTCCCGTCCTGGGCGGACGTTCCCGGCGTCGCGTCGGTGTCGGCGGGGGAGGAGCGCCACCTCGACGCCCTCTACCTCGACACCGACGACCTCGCGCTCGCGCGCGCGGGCGTCGCGCTGCGGCGTCGCACCGGCGGGCCCGATGAGGGCTGGCACATCAAGGGCCCCCTCGTCGACGGCGGGCGCGTCGAGCTGGGATGGCCGCTGGGTTCAGACGACAGCGTGCCGGAGGGCGTCGCGGCCGAGATCGCGCAGTGGACCACCGCGCCCCTCGAGCCGCTCGCGCGCATCGTCAACCACCGCACCGCGTACGAGCTGCTCGACGCGGACGGCGGCGTCCTGGCCGAGTTCGTGGACGACCACGTGCGCACCACAGACCTGCGCGCCGGCGACGAGCGCGAATGGCACGAGTGGGAGATCGAGCTGGGGGCCGCCGCTCCCGCCGACAAGGCCGCGTTCTTCGACGCCGTCGCCCGCGCCGCGCTGGCCGCCGGAGCTCGCGAGGCGTCGCACGCGTCCAAGCTCGCCCGCGCGCTCGGCCGCTGA
- a CDS encoding MerR family transcriptional regulator, translating into MAEDPASAGFTADLLFTDGLPKLDPETGYRGAVAARAAGITYRQLDYWARTELVVPTIRSATGSGSQRLYGFRDILVLKLVKRLLDTGISLQQIRIAVDQLRASGIRDLAGTTLMSDGASVYLCTSNDEVIDLVSRGQGVFGIAVGRVLREVESTLVAFDPAAPDPVDELAARRSRRTA; encoded by the coding sequence ATGGCTGAGGATCCCGCATCGGCCGGCTTCACGGCCGACCTGCTCTTCACCGACGGTCTCCCGAAGCTCGACCCCGAGACCGGCTACCGCGGCGCGGTGGCGGCTCGCGCGGCGGGCATCACTTACCGTCAGCTCGACTACTGGGCGCGCACGGAGCTCGTCGTGCCGACCATCCGCAGCGCCACGGGATCGGGCTCGCAGCGTCTCTACGGCTTCCGCGATATCCTCGTGCTGAAGCTCGTCAAGCGCCTGCTCGACACCGGCATCTCGCTGCAGCAGATCCGGATCGCCGTCGATCAGCTGCGCGCATCGGGCATCCGCGATCTCGCGGGCACGACGCTCATGAGCGACGGCGCCTCGGTGTACCTCTGCACGTCGAACGACGAGGTCATCGATCTCGTCAGCCGCGGTCAGGGCGTGTTCGGCATCGCCGTCGGACGCGTGCTGCGCGAGGTGGAGTCGACGCTCGTGGCGTTCGATCCCGCCGCTCCGGACCCCGTCGACGAGCTCGCCGCCCGTCGCTCGCGTCGCACCGCCTGA
- a CDS encoding MerR family transcriptional regulator, translating to MAAAAAERSATAALLSIGQVLAKLTPEFPNLTSSKLRYLEEQGIVAPQRTPSGYRKFSPQDVERLRLGLVLQRDHYLPLSVIREHLDEVDANGGERLPLPTSIHPTARSFTRADLLAAAGAAPQLLNDAISIGLMQASEMYDEHAVALLRAFVALDRHGIEPRHLRAVKQSADRDADLVDQALTPLMRRADPRSRARAGELGPELAGRLDEVRGIFVRQALERILP from the coding sequence ATGGCAGCCGCTGCCGCAGAGCGAAGCGCGACAGCGGCGCTGCTGAGCATCGGCCAGGTGCTCGCGAAGCTCACCCCGGAGTTCCCGAACCTCACCTCGAGCAAGCTGCGCTATCTCGAGGAGCAGGGCATCGTCGCGCCGCAGCGCACGCCCTCCGGCTATCGGAAGTTCTCGCCGCAGGACGTCGAGCGCCTGCGGCTGGGGCTCGTGCTCCAGCGCGACCACTATCTCCCGCTCAGCGTGATCCGCGAGCACCTCGACGAGGTGGATGCGAACGGAGGCGAGCGGCTCCCGCTGCCGACCTCCATCCATCCGACGGCCCGCTCGTTCACCCGAGCCGACCTGCTGGCGGCCGCGGGCGCCGCCCCGCAGCTCCTCAACGACGCCATCAGCATCGGCCTGATGCAGGCGTCGGAGATGTACGACGAGCACGCCGTGGCGCTGCTGCGCGCGTTCGTCGCGCTGGACCGTCACGGCATCGAGCCGCGTCACCTGCGGGCGGTGAAGCAGAGCGCCGATCGCGACGCCGACCTCGTGGATCAGGCGCTCACGCCGCTGATGCGCCGCGCCGATCCGCGCTCCCGCGCCCGCGCGGGCGAGCTCGGCCCGGAGCTCGCCGGACGCCTCGACGAGGTGCGCGGGATCTTCGTCCGGCAGGCGCTCGAGCGCATCCTGCCGTGA
- the lpdA gene encoding dihydrolipoyl dehydrogenase: MAHYDVVILGAGPGGYVAAVRSAQLGLKTAIIEEKYWGGVCLNVGCIPSKALLKNAELAHTLKHKSDFFGISGEVTFDYGKAYDRSREVANGRVKGIHFLMKKNKVVEYDGRGTFTGPKAISVAKSDGSTEEVTFDNVIIATGSKVRLLPGVTLSENVVTYEEQILSRELPGSIVIVGAGAIGMEFAYVMSNYGVDVTVVEYLDRVLPNEDADVSKEIAKQYKNYGIKVLTATKVESVVDNGSNVTVSYTPNKGGDTQQVTVDKVLMSVGFAPNVDGFGLDKTGVQLTDRGAIAIDDYMRTNVDGIYAIGDVTAKLQLAHVAEAQGVVAAETIGGAETMPLGDYRMMPRATFCSPQVASFGLTEQQAKDAGHEIKVSTFPFMANGKAHGLGEPVGFVKLVADAEHLELLGAHMVGPDVSELLPELTLAQKWDLTAHELARNVHTHPTLSEALQEGFHGLAGHMINF; the protein is encoded by the coding sequence ATGGCTCACTACGACGTCGTCATCCTCGGCGCGGGCCCCGGCGGGTACGTCGCCGCCGTCCGCAGCGCCCAGCTCGGTCTCAAGACCGCCATCATCGAAGAGAAGTACTGGGGCGGTGTGTGCCTCAACGTGGGCTGCATCCCCTCGAAGGCGCTCCTGAAGAACGCCGAGCTCGCCCACACCCTCAAGCACAAGTCGGACTTCTTCGGCATCTCCGGCGAGGTCACCTTCGACTACGGCAAGGCGTACGACCGCTCGCGCGAGGTCGCGAACGGCCGCGTCAAGGGCATCCACTTCCTCATGAAGAAGAACAAGGTCGTCGAGTACGACGGCCGCGGCACCTTCACGGGCCCGAAGGCGATCTCCGTCGCCAAGTCGGACGGCTCGACCGAGGAGGTGACGTTCGACAACGTCATCATCGCGACCGGCTCGAAGGTCCGCCTGCTTCCGGGCGTCACCCTCAGCGAGAACGTCGTCACGTACGAGGAGCAGATCCTCTCGCGCGAGCTCCCCGGCTCGATCGTGATCGTGGGCGCGGGCGCCATCGGCATGGAGTTCGCCTACGTCATGTCGAACTACGGCGTGGACGTCACCGTGGTCGAGTACCTCGACCGCGTGCTCCCCAACGAGGACGCCGACGTCTCCAAGGAGATCGCGAAGCAGTACAAGAACTACGGCATCAAGGTCCTCACGGCGACCAAGGTCGAGTCGGTCGTCGACAACGGCTCGAACGTCACGGTGTCGTACACGCCCAACAAGGGCGGCGACACGCAGCAGGTCACCGTCGACAAGGTGCTCATGTCGGTCGGCTTCGCCCCGAACGTCGACGGCTTCGGCCTCGACAAGACCGGCGTGCAGCTCACCGACCGCGGCGCCATCGCGATCGACGACTACATGCGCACGAACGTCGACGGCATCTACGCCATCGGCGACGTCACCGCGAAGCTGCAGCTCGCGCACGTCGCCGAGGCGCAGGGCGTCGTGGCGGCCGAGACGATCGGCGGCGCGGAGACCATGCCGCTGGGCGACTACCGCATGATGCCGCGCGCGACGTTCTGCTCGCCGCAGGTGGCCTCGTTCGGCCTCACCGAGCAGCAGGCGAAGGACGCCGGCCACGAGATCAAGGTGTCGACGTTCCCGTTCATGGCCAACGGCAAGGCGCACGGCCTCGGCGAGCCGGTCGGCTTCGTCAAGCTCGTCGCCGACGCGGAGCACCTCGAGCTGCTCGGCGCCCACATGGTCGGCCCCGACGTGTCGGAGCTGCTGCCCGAGCTCACCCTCGCGCAGAAGTGGGACCTCACGGCCCACGAGCTGGCGCGCAACGTGCACACGCACCCCACGCTGTCGGAGGCGCTGCAGGAGGGCTTCCACGGCCTCGCGGGCCACATGATCAACTTCTGA
- a CDS encoding copper resistance CopC family protein, whose product MVAFFTSPRSHRSTRLGAATAILAAAVLAPLLSPAAASAHDALVGTAPAEGETVQTLPDEVTLTFSGSLLEGAPQAVFVTDASCPGITDAAPGHVAIDGDACHDYSAGDAVAAGPMLRQELDPAGAPAGEYTVIASVTYGDSHSEDKIFRFTTTEAADGAATPEPTMTTQAEPAPSDAVTPSATAADETPSDDDALQRNLPWIIGGVVLVAGGGALGATLLARSRRSS is encoded by the coding sequence ATGGTCGCCTTCTTCACCTCACCGCGCTCCCACCGATCCACGCGTCTCGGCGCCGCCACGGCCATCCTCGCCGCGGCCGTGCTCGCGCCCCTCCTCTCCCCTGCCGCAGCCTCCGCGCACGATGCCCTCGTGGGCACCGCGCCCGCCGAGGGCGAGACCGTGCAGACGCTGCCGGACGAGGTGACCCTCACGTTCAGCGGCTCCCTCCTCGAGGGCGCTCCGCAGGCGGTCTTCGTGACGGACGCCTCCTGCCCCGGCATCACCGACGCGGCGCCCGGCCATGTCGCCATCGATGGCGACGCCTGCCACGACTACTCCGCGGGCGACGCCGTCGCCGCCGGCCCCATGCTCCGACAGGAGCTCGATCCGGCCGGCGCCCCGGCCGGCGAGTACACCGTCATCGCGAGCGTGACCTACGGCGACTCGCACAGCGAGGACAAGATCTTCCGGTTCACGACCACCGAGGCGGCGGATGGCGCGGCGACGCCGGAGCCGACGATGACGACGCAGGCCGAGCCCGCGCCATCCGACGCCGTCACCCCCTCCGCGACCGCGGCAGACGAGACGCCGTCCGACGACGATGCGCTCCAGCGGAACCTGCCGTGGATCATCGGCGGCGTCGTCCTCGTCGCGGGCGGCGGGGCGCTCGGCGCCACGCTGCTCGCCCGCTCGCGCCGCTCCTCCTGA